From Hymenobacter sedentarius, a single genomic window includes:
- a CDS encoding HD domain-containing protein, giving the protein MDIIAATAQFIEQKFADEGSGHDWAHIRRVWLMARRLATAAPEADHEVTELAALLHDIADWKFHDGDYEAGPRAAREWLRSQQAPEALIVRVETVIREVSFKGLGVATPVSSIEAALVQDADRLDAIGAIGIARAFAYGGHKGRPLHDSAVAPVAHDSFASYQKNSAPTLNHFYEKLLHLKDRLNTDAARQVAQERHAFMETYVARFLAEWDGID; this is encoded by the coding sequence TTGGACATCATAGCTGCTACCGCCCAATTTATCGAACAAAAGTTTGCCGATGAGGGCAGTGGGCATGATTGGGCCCACATCCGCCGGGTGTGGCTCATGGCTCGCCGCCTGGCAACAGCCGCTCCCGAAGCCGACCACGAGGTAACGGAACTGGCCGCGCTGCTGCACGACATAGCCGACTGGAAATTCCACGATGGCGACTACGAAGCCGGGCCGCGCGCCGCCCGCGAGTGGCTGCGCAGCCAGCAAGCCCCGGAAGCCTTGATTGTGCGGGTGGAAACGGTTATTCGGGAGGTGTCTTTCAAGGGGTTGGGCGTGGCCACGCCGGTTTCTTCCATTGAAGCCGCGTTGGTGCAGGATGCCGACCGGCTCGATGCCATCGGGGCCATTGGCATAGCCCGGGCCTTTGCCTACGGTGGGCACAAGGGCCGCCCCCTCCATGACTCGGCCGTGGCTCCGGTGGCGCACGACAGCTTTGCCAGCTACCAAAAGAACTCGGCGCCTACGCTCAACCACTTTTACGAAAAGCTGCTGCACCTCAAAGACCGGCTCAACACCGATGCCGCCCGCCAGGTGGCCCAGGAACGGCACGCATTCATGGAAACCTACGTGGCCCGATTCTTGGCCGAGTGGGACGGTATCGACTAA